The genomic segment GATCTGATCCCAACCAACTGTTGCATCTTCAGAAATCAAGAAATGCTTCCTGTGTGACACAATAATAGGCGCATCTGCTGGTGGATCTGGTAGCATTCAATTGTTTTGAGCCAGTCTCACCGCATTGTAGTTAGCAGCGAGACTTGTTCCAACATGGAGAGGTCGGCAATACTATGACACTGCAATTGCCTCATCTCTGTGAGATGCCTGTGCTTGACTAAACGTTGTCAGCTATGGCGTTGAAGCGCTAAGCTTTTATCAGTGCTGTTGTACTGTTAATAATTTACTTGATGAATTACTGTAATATGACACTGAATAACACTGTTTCAGTTTAACTGCTAACTTTTCTGTATGCACCCTTCCTCCTGTAGGCCCAGTTCCTGAACCTGCTGCTGTGCCGCTGCTTCCAGCTGTCGTACTTGGAGAAGCATCCAGAAGAGGCCCAAAAAGAGACTGCTGGCTCACTGCCGCATCGCAAGCCCTCACTGCTCAATCACGGCTTTCCTCTTAGTGTCAGCGCCCTGGTTTCATTCAGAAGAGCTCCTTTTGGTGGATTATTACCTGGCACTAAGGTTTggctattcttttttttcttttttttaacttcaccCCAAATCTCTTGGACTAATTTAAATGTTAGTTTGTTAGTAAATGTTGCAatgttttttgcctttttatatattgtatttcAATGTATGTTTTCCCATGTCTCCAAAAATTACCTCACCCAAGTTTTTGCGCAGATCTGCAGTTTCCAAATGTATGCCTCAAAATTTAAATGATCTGTACAAACTATGTGATGTTTTCTCTACAGAAAACTCCAAAGTCTTCAGATGACCAACAAAGCAGCCAAGATGAGGTCTTTCCCatctcctctccctccctgaTGCGCAAGAAAGTCATACGCACCAAAGTGCTGCGCTCTGGTGCTTACCGCTCCTTCACTTTCACGCCACGCAAGCAGCGCACCATTCAGGATCAACTGAGTGTAACTCAAGGTGGGCCGAGTGTTCACAGAGCGCTATCGAGGTTCAAAGAATTGATTAGGTAAAGCAACTTCATCAGTATTTGGTGAAGGGCAGTCACTGCTGTGGTGtcagggttttgttttgttttgtttttaattttagtcTGCATAATGAAGTGATTTCATCTCATATGGGTAATTGTGCATTTCTACAGTGCTTACATTTTACTTCTGTTACTAATGTTCCTTTTAAAAGTTGGataatgtttctttgtttttgaggggttttttcatcatcatcactgcatAGCTTCCACTGAGTTGAGGTCATCTGGGATGCTTCTTCCCCGTCACATGGTGATGCAATATTCCACCTTTATAAAATCTAACTTTACATTATATCTCTTATTATATCAAAACCAGAAAAGGATCTAGACAAGTCACCAGCAAAACGATCCCGGGCTCCAAGCTTGGCCGAAACAGAAGAGGCACTAGCTCAGGCAGTGTGGTGTTGGGCTGGTATCGCAACGTTAGTATATCGCACATCAAATACATCTTTGCATTCATAAGTGTCACGTTCCTGTTACTACATCTGTGATTTTCCTTCTTGGTATTGCAGTGAGAGCAGCTATTCACTGCTTGCAGATGATGTTCTGGGATCCTACCTTCTGTGCCAACATCCAAAAAAACCTAAATGTGGCTCTCTAATCATTCGCTTCCCCTCAGGACCGATCACCCACCTTATTGAAAACACCCGTAAAGGGAAATTCGTGCTGGAGGTAATTATTTTGTTGGCTCATATACATGATGTATATGGATTATGATTAAATATGATCTCTTTCACTGGTTACTTTATTTTCACAAGCTCTTATATTTTTCATAAATGATAGaaaagagggggggggggcaaaatattgaaatatctgaTTTAACGCAGAAGCGCTTTAAATACGCATTCACTATAATGGCCAGCAGAGGGCGGCAACTGTGGTTGCAGAGACTTCCAATTAAATTGAGGTCTGTGGATAAAATTTCCCTCAGTTCTTTCACTCTATGATGTCAGTAAGAAGAGTTGGGGCTCAGTTCATAGTTTCAGTTCACATTTACTGAAACATggatttttttactttttatgaaatgttgATATTAGGAGTGCGGTGGAGAGCAAGGGGTGTTTGTTTCCATGTGATGTTAAAATGTGATGGTCAAAAACACTAAGCTCGAGGCTATCCTGTACATCAGGACTTTATAGTGGCCGACTTCCAAATTTTacacagtctgtgtttttaactaGAGCCCTCAAGTGGCTTTTGGGGGAACTGCACTGGAGGTTTCCACTTGGCACCTACCTTAATTGACAATATTATTCTCTAAAACCAGAATAATAAAATTGTTTGTATTTGATTAGAAATGTCATAGTTGACTCATAATCATGTGTAACTGGTGtcctttttaatgtatttatttttataaatgtagAAATGCAAGACTGAATTCAATTCCATGGCTGAGCTGATTGAGCACTACACAGAGACTGAGGACGAGCTGCCATGTCTGTTGAGCTATGCCCGGGTGAACCACTGCTATGAGTGGGAGGAAAACGTCAGCAAACAGCAGCCCGTAAAGCTTCAGCCCAAACGAAGCCGAAATTAAAAGTACCCACAGAAACGAATGGGTGTAAACCCTGGACACTGGAACATGTGGACTGCCAACCTCAGAGGGCACAAAATAAGCGACACTGAGACACTGATCAtttcttttgcacatttatcTTTTAATCTGTGTTCTGGTGTGGGAAGGTTTAACTGTAAAACAAAGTCACTGTTTAATAGTGTTGGCACTTAACGTGAACAGTATGCATTTCCTAAGAGGGTACTTGTGTGTTAAAGATATATTTTGTGGTTcctgattttattatttttatttcaacataagcttttaaaaaatatattttttatttgtgccTATAAAAAATCAGAGGAgggtttttgtttcctttttttcttttttagacatGAAACTAAGAACCTGAATCTGTCAAGGGGAATTAATCACTGATTACTGCACCTGATGGCAAAGCCACACTTTTTCTTGTTTCCTTGTCTAGTAAATATGTTACTGAAATATATTTAGTAAAACTTTTACTCctctttattcatttttttgtatccAGTTTGTTTAGCTGATAATGTCGTTTCTGTTAATATGACTAAATTCTGTTCAAAGTTTTCATTGGTCGAGTATAAATGGTACAAAATGATTTCGATCATTCTCTGGGATTGTGGTTATCATGTTGTGTCGTCTTGACTATAGTTGATTTGTTCATAGCTGGCACACCATCTACCTGCACCTCCTACATTAGTTTCACAACAGAAGATTGTGATTATTAGCAAAACATTAAATAACAACTGAACATAACGTGCAtcgtctttctttttcctttaaaagTCTCAGTTGgctttatttaaaatatgttttcactTTTAGTTTCTTGACAGTAACATATTAAGCATAAAGTAGACTGTTTTTTGCCCTTTGACCTCACTCCGTCCTCACTAAAATGGCCGCGGGTCTGGGCCTGTTACATTCCTCAACGGTTACTTGTGGTTGCTAAGCAACCTCAAACGCCTCGGGGAGAGGAACATAATGGGACAGGACCTGAAGCAATACCTGACGAGACCCGTCCACACTGTACCGGGAGATATTTCTGCTGATCGCTTCTTGCTGAACCTCACTGGAGATGTGGACCGTTAGTCAACTGCTGCTGTCATCTTGTTATTAAGGTAAGGTTAGCCGTCAAGGTCCTGCTGTCGTACTTCTAAGTAAATGTTGAGTGTTTGCGAAGGAGACCGGAGCGGCTTTGTATTTTATCTGTTACACCTGCCAGCTGCTGGGTAGTGATTGTTGAGACATGGGGTCAGAGTCGGTGAAGGTGGTGGTCAGGTGCAGGCCCCTGAATGACAGGGAGAAGGCGCTCAGCTGTAAGATGGTGCTGTCCATGGACCTGCAGCGCTGCCAGTGCTTCATAGAAAAGCCAGGTGCAGTGGATGAGCCACCTAAACAGTTCACCTTTGATGGGACCTACTATATTGATCAAGAAACTGAGCAGATGTACAACGAGATTGCCTATCCTTTGGTTGAGGTAAGCTTGATTTTATTACCTGCCTGCAGAGCTTGGCTTTACAAAAGAAGCAAGCTTGTCACTGGACACCTTCAGCCCAACATCAGTAGCCTATATCTAATTCCTAATGAATGCAGACGTCATTGTGAATACCGTATGGTCACCTCAATGTTTAACACAGCctcatagttttaaaaaaaaaaaaaaaaaaaaaaaaatcacttttacAGGGTGTGACTGAGGGATACAACGGGACAATTTTGCCTATGGACAAACTGGAAGTGGAAAATCTTTCACCATGCAAGGGGTGTCTGAACCTGCAACCCAGAAGGGTGTCATCCCACGGGCCTTTGAACACATCTTTGAGAACATTCAGGTATGTCTGTTGACCACAGCGATCTTGTAGCTTGCAACATGCATACGCAATATCATGCTCTTAGTTTTTGTCTAGGCTTGTCTCAGCACTGATAGAATaatcagggctcgcaaaatttcaaaatccctggtagcccttcgggcaggcactcttcagtttttggtagcccaaaataaatttaagtagccgaataaaaagaggacaatttttgattgatgttttgtttcctttacaatattatactttaatgtataatattgtaaaggaaacaaaacatcaatctaaaaatatttaaaacacaaattacaacaacaatttcaaacatcaactcaaatatttggttctaattgaacagaaatttctatgaacttgcaagaactgtgtacaacatgaatcagtctgtgtcagatcctgaatttgaaatttccactgaaatcacgggtaagaggcaagtggaaccaagatctaggacatttgctttttgaagtttgcaaagactgctaaattttgccagtggtagttcactctttgcaacatagtacgctattctaaacagattttcaggacttcttgttatCCTTGGTTTActtttagtatgtttttgcaattggtgtttgttctgggaaagatactgcagactgagcaataatgtatttcttgcatttctcatgggttctgatggggtctttcttaaaatgactggtcccagtaacaaaggcgcttgtcgactcagaaatcgagggaaactcacaacacacccggcagaacattatgttatttagcttgtcatattccagccacagaaattcttttgtccatgaaaccaaaaaagttgcgctttctttttccctcattgtctgatttgtcataacttttccgttttgtggtaggcttttctttggctgcctcTTCAGCCTGACCTCtcttgtttggctctgcagaactaaaatacctgccTAAGCCATCTGCTCTTACACACATACTTACATAACGATCAGCAATTCTCTGCGCGATCAACCTctatcacatgtttaagcttgctgcaggagatttcacttgtcatgtttgatagtaagctaacgattgataagactatgtcagaggaattggtgcgcaattaatctgtgacttaccaattagtgctgccgctctctacacacagttcgcgtgatcgcaaagtgaaagcaaaaaacaagcgcaaattcaaacgcgatttcaatgtgtcacatattgacagtggctcatcgatgccgatgacataattactcagctacatttgtgaaagaatgcaaaagcattgacatatctttCATTGATAGCctgacgggcagggctgagatggatcttggtagcccgactggaaaaatcgctagccccgggatgtcgggctagcgattttgcgagccctgataTACAGCAGGAAGCTCCCACGTCGTATCATCCTCTTAGTTTTTGTCTAGGCTTGTCTCAGCACTGATAGAATAATTATATGTTTTATCTTGTGTGTGCAAGCTAGTGTGCAGAAAATACGAAATTCCTGGTGAGGGCCTCCTACTTGGAGATTTACAATGAAGAAATCCGAGATCTTTTGGGAAGCGACACCAAGCAGAGATTGGAGGTGAGTCCCTGCTTTTAGATAAACTAAACAGGCTACGCTGTATCAGAAGAAGCCAAATGGATTATTGTTCTTTGGTTAGTACAGCAAGGTGAGTGTGCTGTTttctgcacagtactgtacatgttgccatggtgatttAAACGCACAGTTGATTCCTTAAAGGTCAAGGTGTTGTAACAGGGTGACAGACTAGCTGattgtgcgtatgtgtgtgcttTGTGTGGCTGATGAATGCCTAGCTGAAAGAGCACCCAGAGCGTGGGGTATATGTACGGGACCTTTCCATGCACACTGTGCACAGTGTGGGAGAGTGTGAAAGAATCATAGAGAAAGGCTGGAGGAACCGGGCGGTGGGCTACACGCTGATGAACAAAGACTCCTCACGCTCCCACTCAATCTTCACCATCCACCTGGAGAGCTGCAGCACTGGTGAACTTATAAGATCTTTGCCTTCACTATATCTGTTCAGTCTGTGCTGATATTCTTCTTTTGGATGCGATCCTCTTATATCTCATAATGTCATCAGCACTTTACCATCAgagttgtttttgttctgtggtGCTATATCTTTAAACTTGATAGTATATGAATCTCCTTAGTAatagttttcattttctttctgtgctTGCATGTAGTTTTCACACCATTAAATAAAACATACCAGGTTAATAAAGGTAAATAATAAGGCTTTGTAACAGTGTTGAATGTTGCTTGTGTTTCCTGTGTCAACTCAAATTCTCAGATTCATCTGGCCAGGACCATCTATGGGCAGGAAAACTCAACCTTGTGGACCTGGCAGGAAGTGAGCGTCAGTCTAAAACTGGTGCTACCGGGGAGCGACTCCGCGAAGCCACAAAGATCAATCTTTCCCTCTCGGCCCTGGGAAATGTCATCTCCGCCCTGGTAGATGGACGCTCCAGATACATCCCCTACAGAGACTCCAAGCTGACCAGGCTGCTGCAGGACTCTCTGGGAGGAAACACCCGCACCCTGATGATTGCCTGTCTTTCGCCTGCAGACAACAATTATGAGGAAAGCCTAAGTACCCTGCGATATGCAAACCGGGCCAAGAGCATCCAGAACAGGCCTCGCATCAACGAGGACCCAAAGGATGCTCTGCTCCGAGAGTATCAGGAGGAAATCAAGAAGCTGCGGGCGCTCCTCACAGGCCAGCTGAGCACTGCTGACCTTTCAAGTAAGTGACTCAATTTTatagaaaaaacagcatgttGTTTTAGTCTAACATTCCTAAATCTACACATAACCTCTATTACGTGCAGagagatattttattttcttgcatGTTGTTTTTCCTTAATTACCAGTGCTATAAAAAAATCCTTTAAAGAACTTTT from the Oreochromis aureus strain Israel breed Guangdong linkage group 5, ZZ_aureus, whole genome shotgun sequence genome contains:
- the sh2d5 gene encoding SH2 domain-containing protein 5 isoform X1; its protein translation is MGEAPVREDSTVTRSAEYVGSFPVDDNCLDDQIKQLHTQLKSLKACKRRRPVSLKFSIKGVKMYNEDETILLMAHALRRISLSTARPVDSQFAFVAHNPGCPDTQLYCHVFKARHARAAQFLNLLLCRCFQLSYLEKHPEEAQKETAGSLPHRKPSLLNHGFPLSVSALVSFRRAPFGGLLPGTKKTPKSSDDQQSSQDEVFPISSPSLMRKKVIRTKVLRSGAYRSFTFTPRKQRTIQDQLSVTQEKDLDKSPAKRSRAPSLAETEEALAQAVWCWAGIATESSYSLLADDVLGSYLLCQHPKKPKCGSLIIRFPSGPITHLIENTRKGKFVLEKCKTEFNSMAELIEHYTETEDELPCLLSYARVNHCYEWEENVSKQQPVKLQPKRSRN
- the sh2d5 gene encoding SH2 domain-containing protein 5 isoform X2; this encodes MGEAPVREDSTVTRSAEYVGSFPVDDNCLDDQIKQLHTQLKSLKACKRRRPVSLKFSIKGVKMYNEDETILLMAHALRRISLSTARPVDSQFAFVAHNPGCPDTQLYCHVFKARHARAKTPKSSDDQQSSQDEVFPISSPSLMRKKVIRTKVLRSGAYRSFTFTPRKQRTIQDQLSVTQEKDLDKSPAKRSRAPSLAETEEALAQAVWCWAGIATESSYSLLADDVLGSYLLCQHPKKPKCGSLIIRFPSGPITHLIENTRKGKFVLEKCKTEFNSMAELIEHYTETEDELPCLLSYARVNHCYEWEENVSKQQPVKLQPKRSRN